A single Fusobacterium hominis DNA region contains:
- a CDS encoding ABC transporter ATP-binding protein — MKILDLKKRYDDKIIFDGLNLDIEEEKITVILGQSGCGKTTLLNIICGFINDYTGEIKFESDIVDGMPYIFQEDALIPWKTVYKNIDYVLKNKIKEKDKREFIIEKYLKMVKLSSSKDSYPNSLSGGMKRRVGIARAFAFPSKYLLMDEPFEFLDVKTKYDIIYDFKEMQSVDKKTVILITHDIELAVALGDNITILGSNPTDVVKEIRNSKENNFIKEEIEKIFL; from the coding sequence ATGAAAATATTAGATTTAAAAAAAAGATATGATGATAAAATAATTTTTGATGGATTGAATCTAGATATAGAAGAAGAAAAAATAACAGTAATATTAGGACAATCAGGGTGTGGAAAAACTACATTACTAAATATAATATGTGGCTTTATAAATGATTACACTGGTGAGATTAAGTTTGAAAGTGATATAGTTGATGGTATGCCATATATTTTTCAAGAAGATGCATTAATTCCATGGAAGACGGTATATAAAAATATAGATTATGTATTAAAGAATAAAATAAAAGAGAAAGATAAAAGAGAATTTATAATAGAAAAATATTTAAAAATGGTGAAACTTAGTAGTTCTAAAGATAGTTATCCAAATTCTTTAAGTGGTGGAATGAAACGAAGAGTAGGCATAGCAAGAGCTTTTGCATTTCCATCTAAGTATTTACTAATGGATGAACCTTTTGAGTTTTTAGATGTGAAAACAAAGTATGATATTATTTACGATTTTAAAGAAATGCAAAGTGTAGATAAAAAAACAGTAATTCTTATCACTCATGATATAGAGTTAGCAGTAGCACTAGGTGATAATATTACAATTTTAGGTTCAAATCCAACTGATGTTGTAAAAGAAATAAGAAATAGTAAAGAGAATAATTTTATAAAAGAAGAGATAGAAAAAATATTCTTGTAA